Within the Candidatus Dependentiae bacterium genome, the region GGCTACCACTGAGTTCTACACTCTCGCTCTTCACGACGCTCTTCTGATATGTAATTCATCACAGCATGTTTCTACAACTTCAATTCGCGATTCTATAATCTCTCGTTCTGACGTATGCCTATCGTCCAGTTCATCAATCTGCGATTGCAACTCTCCAGTGCTTGTTGCTAACGCATCACAACACGATTGTATAAGATCATCTATTGCATCAATTTGTGACTGTAATTGCCCTGTACTTGTTTTCAGACTTGAGCAACATTCATCAATTATCGATATCAATTCTCCTGTGCTTGTACGTAATTCATCACAGCATGTTTCTACAACTTCAATTCGAGTAATAAGACTTTGTAATGCAGAGGTACTTGCACCTCCTTTATCATCATTACCACCATATTTATATGCAGTTGCACCATAGTTAAGCAATGTCAATTGACTAGTTGAATCAGTAAATACTATATCACCTCCAATTGGTGCTCCTGCACGATCTTTCCAAAGAGTAACTCCATCAACAGTAAACGATGCCATATCATCGAAGTACCAATTATAAGCCTTCAAAACTAATGTTGTAGGCCCTTTAGCCAACATTCCACCATATACAGTATAGCTACCCACTAACTCAATTGTAGAATCAGAAAACTCCAACTCTGCCTTATCACATCCTAGAGTACCACCACCATAACCTATCCCTTTTACAGATATATTGTTCAGATATAACTTCGAACCAACATCAGCAATTAGCGCTCCCCCTTTGCTTAAATCAATTACATTTCCATGACCATTTATTGTACAATCTCCACGAAAGCACAAAACACCAGTTAAATCAATCTTAGTATGCAGCTCAAGATTACTACCATCCTGCCATGTTATAGTAGCAGACCAAGTAAACGGTTTATCACCCGTTGAAACCTTCCTATTCTTTCCCTGTATATAACCAGCACCAGTAAAAATATTAGAACCTGCAAACTTTACATCATCATCTAAATAAACAGTACCTTCATTCAATACAATATTTTTAGTTATTGCACTACGAACAGCAAGGCTCAAGGTTGTATTTTGATCTTGTAATACAATATCATTATCAAAAATTGGTTGCCCAACTAATAAATTATTAATACCAGTAACAATTACCGATTGCTTAAGAATTCCATTTTTGGCTTCTAACTTATTGCCAGAAAGAATGATTTCATTTGTTGAAGGCTTAAAAACAGCATTAAGTAATAAATCATTCTCAATATCACACAGAAACCCCCCATTAAAACTAATATTTTCACCTGATATAGTACCACCTAAATCTCTAATTAATGCGCCACCAAAAGAAACAATTGGCTGCTCTGCAACAAATGTCGCTCCAGAAGAAACCTTTATAAAAGAAGAATTACCACGCATCTTTAAATTTGCGCGACAAATACAAAAAATCGATAAAAAAATAAATAATAAAGCAACTAACACACTACTGCGGCGCTTCATACACCACGCTCCCTTTTTACGTCACTACAAATTACTATCAATACGTGATGATCACTACTACAATTTTACGTTAGCCTTCCTAGACGTTTTTGTAAACTAAAAAACCTGATTTGATATCTAAGCAAGACTCAGGTAATATCCTAACGTAAAGATTATTAGATTGGTAAATTCCATCACCAAAATTAATTCCCTCCTCCAATACAGATGCATCACTTTTAATAAAACAGTTTCCCTCTATCACCAAAGTCCCTCTAGTCAACTGCAATCCTGTTTCTGTTGAGTGAAATACTGTATCATACAAATGAAGAATCGATGTTTGATCTATCATAGCCAGTAAGTCTCGAGCGACTGTTTTAGGGTCATAACTTAATGTCATACCTTTATCAAAAAAAACTTTTGTATAAGGAAAAATCGTACTTTGCTGATCTGATTGATAAGAAAATGTATGTGTTCCAGTAATTGCTACATCACCAACAATATCAATATAGCCACTTGTAAAAGTGTAGTCTTGCTCTTGCATCCAAATAATATTTGCTAATGATAGTGTACTTGAACTATCTAAACACCGAACATTCGTACCAACAACACCTTTAAGAGTAGCATCACAAAGTAAGAGCGAAGATCTACTATCAACAATAATTGCTCCCTGTGAATCTAGATCAATTATGTACCCATTACCTTTCACAGTACAATTACCCTCAAAACATACTTTATTTTTAAGCGTTACATTTGAATTAAACGTTATTTTAGCATTTTTAAATATCAAATTACCAGAAGGATTTTCTGGACCAACAATCTCATAAATATTAACCTCGTAATTTGAATCTCCCCATACTAGATACTTATCATTGTGAGACCATCTAATATCATTAACACCTGCAGAAGTATCAAGTTCATATTTCAAAGTAAGCAGTGTTTGTTTTTTATCAAATTCATAAACACGGACCTCACTGGTATCAGAAGAATATGCTAAACCAACAGCCAGAAAATTTCCATCAGAATTCCAATGAAGAGAATTTACCATTTTTCTCTCAACAATTTGTGCTCCTGATTGATTTGTTAACGTTTTCGACACTGCATTATGCTTGAATACACTAATATTATTTGCACTATCTGAAAATCCAACCGCAATAAAAGAATCACCGCTCATCCAGTCAATTGCTTGCACCGATTTCCCAATATCTACACTAGAATCAAGTGTCAACTTTGAACCATTAAAATTATATATCTTCAATTCAGCCCCCTTATTAACAGCTAAACCGACAGCGATATAATTTCCTGTAGAATCCCAAGAAATTGCTTTTTTTCCAATTATTGCACCAGTAGCCACACTATTAACAAATGTCAGTTGACCATTCGAGTATGAGTAAACAGACAATACGGAGCTACCAACAGCCAAATAAGTACCGTTTTTATTAAACACAACACATTTACCAGAGACAAATTTTTCCACATCAGTAATAGTTAAAGAGTTTGTATCTGGATTATAAATCTCTATACCAACAACGTTACCCTTTGCAGTCTTTGCAAAATGATATGAATCAATCGGCAAAAAACGCGCTCCATAGACCGATCTTTGCTGCTGTTCTGCCACATCAAAAAGTAATTGCTCTCCATCAAAATTATACGCTCTTACTATGCCATTAGATGAAGCAGAAAGAACATGCTCATCATCGAAAGACCAATCAACAGATATTATTGCAGAAGAATCAATGTAATTATCTATAAATCTTATTCCACCAACTATGCGTCCAATACCCGATGGCAACTGAATAGAGCCCGTAGTAGTAAATCTCACAGCGTGAAAATTTCCATCAATTTTTCCCACAGAATCAAAGCTAGCCCCTAAAAGTAAATCCTTGGACAATTCAAGAATTCCACCATTCAACGTTATTGAACCTGAAACAGGAAAAAGTGAATTATACGTAACACGCGTAGCAGAATTTTCTAATTTAAATCCATCATCAAACGCAGTAAAACCCACTACTTCATTATCGCTTTCTTTAGATGAATATGTAACGTTTGATTCCTTCGAGACTTCTACTTCAGAGCCAACTGTAGCAGACTCAAGATGCGGCGTTAATAAGAACAAAAAAATGATAAAATATATCATATTACACTTATACATTTTTATTACTCACAAATCCGGATTCAATCTTTAAGCCTGATTCATCAAGAATATTTACAAAAAGATTATTATTGCTCAGCACACCATCTCCAAAAATGATTCCTCCAGAAGCTTCCGTCGCATCACTAAATATTGAACATTCACCCTCAACAACCAATGATCCCTTTGTAAGTTGCAATCCAATAGAAGTCACATATAAATTTGTCTCACGCAAATATAACAATGCCTTTTCATCCTCCAACGCAATGAACTGTGAACTAGAAGATGCATAGCTAAAACTCATATTAATATCAAAAAGCCAAGTCGCACCTGACCTAACAGTACTCGTTTGATCACTTTCATATGTAAAAACATGCGAACCAGACATTTTCAATTTTCCTCCTATAACTTCTATCGAACCTTGAGTAAAACTGTAATTAGCATCTTGAATCAATAAAACATTTTCAAAACAGAATACTCCGCTATTATGTGTACAATATAGTCTTTCCTGTGCTACTCCAGAAATAGTAGTATTTTTTATAGTAACAATGCTTCCTTCGCCCACCGCTAGTGCACCACTAGAAACATTCATTTGATAGCCATTACCTTCAATCTGACACTCTCCCTCAAAGCGAATCTCCCCATTTAAATTAAGATGAGAATTTAAAACAATATCGACATTATTAAAAACCATTGCCCCGCCAAAGCTAAATACCGTTATCTTATCTGGTAAAAAGATTATGTTACCATTACCAAAAATAGTACCACCATTTTCCAGCACAGCATTACTTTCAAATAAAAGGTCACGATTTAAATTAAGTATCCCACCATTTAGTTTCACAGAGCCGCCAACAGGAAAAAATGAGTTAAAAAGACACTCTGTATAAGAATTTTGAAAAACAAAACCATTTTCAAACGCAGCAAAACCACGCATTTCATTATCTGTATCAGAAGATAAAAATGTTACTGCAGATTGCCGAGAAGGTACCGTATCAGAACCAACGACGATGGCCAAAGTATCTGTAATAAAAAAGAAAAGATACAACAGTAAATAAAAAATAATTTTAGGCTTCACATCACCTCCAGCTTATTACAAAACTAGTTACAAATTTCTAAAAACCAGTGCTCCTAAAACATCTATTGCACCTATAATATTTTTTCCATCGGCCTTAGCACAAACTGTATTATTTTGAAATCGAGCTCTACCATTACCCAAATTAATTGATTGATGTAAAGCAAGCCGCGCTCCTGAGACAATCGATAAGATAGAAGTTTGACCCACCATACTCCATGATGATGGATCCACATTTCTATATGTAAGCGACCCTTCTAAAACTCGTAACATTTGATTGCTCAAAATTTCAATAGACATATCATTGCTTTCTTGAATTCCATCACCAAGTATAATTCCTTCATCAATGGTCAAATACTCATCAATAATTTCCTTTTCTGAAGAAAGATATGAATCCCTTTCTACACGCAAAGTACCTCTTGTTAACTGCAAACCAGTAACTGTAGTATGTAATGTTGAACTATTCAGAATCAAAACAGAACTCTTATTCTCAAATTCCAAAAGACTTTGTGATGTTAGCACGATCGGATCATAACTAAATGTAAACCCTTCATCTAACTTCCATGATGATTTGGCAAGTAAAGTACTTGTTCTGCTTGACTGATAAACAAACATATGATTACCAGACATTACAACATCTCCACTAAAACGTATTGCACCATGTGAGAATGTCACTATATCATCTTGTAACCACTTCACATCACGCAACGTCAATACACCAGTATCATCAACACATCTCAAATCTTCACCACTAAGCCCTTTTATTTTTCCCTTTTCAATTATTAAATTAGCATCCTTATCAACCGTTACTTCACCACCAGACAAGTCTAGGGAATATCCTCCACAATCGAACGTACAGCTTCCCTGAATAATGATATTTCCCCCAACATTAACATTTGAATTAAAAAATAATTTTGCATTTTTCAATACTAGCGGTTGATCAACAAACTCTAAAACAGTTATTTTTTGTTGAGCTGCAACAGCCAAATAGTCACCATTACCTGTCCAATGCAACTGATGCCAGCCTACCGTGGAAGGCTTATAACCACCAACATGAACAAGTTTTTTATTCTCTAAATCAAACTTAAGTACCTTCACTCCATAATCATTAGTTGATGGCGGCTTAGTATATGCTAAAAAACCACCGTTATTTCGCCAGTGAACACCATAAACAGCAGAAAACTCACCAAAAAAACTATCCGTCACGTCTATTAACGTAGCATTGTTCATGTTATATTCATAAACACGTAATTTTTGTGATCCAGTCAAATAACCTACAGCAATAAAAGAAGTTTCAGGTAAGCAATTGATAGAATAAATTCTTTCTGAAGAATTATTATTGATACCAACACTGAAATTTAATGAAGAACCAGTAAAACTAAATATTTGAAACGCTGGCATAGTATTGTGCAAATAAAATCCAATCGCTATGTTATCATCATCCTTCCACTCAAGACAATTCATGAGAACATAACCTAACTCTCCGAAATTGCCTGTATATTTTGCTCCAAGTACACCATCAGTAATATCAAAAACATCAAAACTATTGGCATACAGTCTACTAACAGCTACATGATCACCATTAGGACTCCACGCAACCGATGAAACATATTGCAAGTTAGCACTATCAGTTAAGGTGAGATCATATGTATGTTCGTCAAAGTATAGAACTTTAAATGCATATGTACTTCCGTATGAAGCAAGAGCCAAATAGTAATCACTTGGATGCCACCGAACATTATATGCATATGTAGCTTCTGGCACATCATATTCTGCACGTTTAACTATAGAACTTCCATCAAATTCCAAAATTTGCAATTCTTTACCTGTAGCATAGCCATAACCACTTAAAGCAATAAAACGATTGTCATGTGACCAATCAACACTATATCCGAGCATCTGAATGGTATACTCATCAACAGTATTAAGCAATCTTGTATGACCAGTTGTTGGTAATGTAATTGTTGAAATATTCCTCGGAAATGTAATTGCAAAGCCATTACCATTTATTGTACCAGATCCAAATTTCACCGGCTTTTCTACCGTCAAATCATGTGCCAAATGTAATGTTCCACCATTGAGAACTAAACTACCTGCAACCGGAAAAAAGCCATCAAATGTTGTACTTGTTACACTATCCTCCAAAAAAATACCATTTTTAAATGAAGAAAAACCAAGTAATGTATTATTAGTATCAGATTTAATAAAGAAAGGTGCCGATTGCCTCGCAACTGTCGTATCGGCACCAGCAACAATAGCATAGATGTGTAAAAAAGTAACACTAGAACAAAATATAATAACAAAAAAACATTTTATCATTTTATTTGTGTCATAATTGAGTTATAAAACTTCTGTTACCACCGCACCACCAATATCTAAAGATCCAATAACTTTTTTTTCTGGATATCTAGCAAATGTCGTATCATTAGAAAAATATAAAACACCTTTTCCTAGCGTAATATCTTGATATAAACCAAGCCTTGCACCAGAAGCAATGGATAGTCTTGAACGTTCATTAAACATTCTCAAAGATCCAGCATTAACATTATCATAAAATAACGTACCACTTGAAAGCTCTAAGATACTGCCACTTAAAATAGTACAACGAACATCATTTTCTGAAACACCACTGCCAAATATTATACCCTCATCAATTAGCTGCTCACCAAAACTTGTAACCTCGGATGATAAAAATGAGTCTCGTTTGACCAACAAATCTCCGCGGGTCAACTGCAAACCAGTTACAGTCGCATGTAAGGTAGCACCATCCAGTATAAGACGAGAAGTATCACTCTGAAATTCTAACAATATTTTAGAAGCAACTCTAATTGGATCATAGCTAAACGTAAAATCAGAATCTAATAGCAACGATGAGCGGCTCGCAATAGTAAACGTTTTACTTGTTTGGTAAGCAAAGCTCCCCTTGCCAGTCATCACTACATCATTTTTAATTATTAAGCCACCATATAAAAAAACAAAATCGTCATCCTGCTTCCAAACAACATCATCTAATGTCATCACACCAGTATCGTCATAACAGCGTATATTATCTTCTTTTAATCCCTTAATAACACCATTTTCAAAGTGTAATCGACTATCATTAGCTACTGTTATTGACCCACTATCACCTATAGATAAAGCATAACCGCCACAATTAATTACACAGCTTTTCTTAATCATTATATCTTCTGTAATCGTAGCATCTGATTGTAAAAAAATTTTAACATTGTTGAGTGAAACTGGAATGTCTACATTAGAACTACTTCCCGGGAATTCAACAGCAAAACCATTTCCATAGATCCACCCACTATGTAGCTGCAGTGGATTTTTAAACTTTAAGTCATGAGCTAAGTGCAACGAACCTCCATTTAGTTCTACAATTCCAGCAATTGGAAAAAAAGCATCAAATGTACATGTTGTTTTAGAATCTTCCAAATAAATACCATTTTCAAAAACCGAAAACCCCAACATTGTATTGTCAACATCCTGCGATGGAAATTTTGGCTTTCTTTGACGAGCAACAGTTGTATCAGAGCCAACAACTATGCCATATGATTGAGTACAAAAACTCAGATAAAATATTAAAGCAAACGTAAATATATTGAATATATGCATAACAGTACCCCTGTTCTTAGTCAGTCATGATTACTGAACCAACAACCTTCTGGCCAGGCTGAAGATTAATTACTGCTCGCTTACTCAACATTAGCCTGCCAGCACCTAAATTCAATGTTTTCTCTACATCTAACCTAGCCTCTGGATCAACAACAAATGAAGATACTGCATTGCCCATATTTAATGACCAACTATCAACGTTGTTGTAAATTAATGCTCCTTGTTTAACTCGTAATATTGATCCAATACCTATTTCAACATAAAGATCATCTTCAATATTTCCCGAACCAATAGTAACTCCCTCATCAATAGTAGTTTCAAAATCAACTACTTGAGTTTCAGAGCTTATACAACAATTGCCTTTAATATTTAACCTACCAGAATCTAACTGCATGCCTGTCGTAGTTATATGCAGTGACGCATCTCGCAATGCAAGAGTTGCTGTATCACTTTCAAATACCAACAAATTTTTAGATGCAACAACAACGGGATCGTAACTAAATGTTAAACCTGTATCTAACTTCAGAGTAGCGGCAGACTTGATAGTACTTGTTCGCGAAGATTGATAAATAAACTTCGTACCATCGCCATGAAATACTACATTATTTATAAACGACATGCTTCCTATAGAAAAAGTATAATCACCATCCTGCTGCCAATCAACATTATCAATTATAAGAGACCCATCATTATCTACACAACAAATATTATGCTCTGCTACCCCTTGAATAACCAGATCTTTCAATACCAAGGTTGAACCTTCAGATACAATTATTTGCCCATTCTGTGCGAGAGATAGAACACTCCTATTACCATTTATTTGGCACACACCATCAACAGTCCAACTACTTGAAAGATCGAGGCTACCACGCAAGTTAATACTTGCGCCACTGCCAGACAACATTAATGGTGTTGTCCAAGAATACTCACCAGCACCAAGAACAATTTGATTACTATTCATGGTAACTAATCCAGGCCCAATTAGACCAAAACCCTTGGTAAATTCAAGATCTCTTTCCAATGTGAGCGATCCACCTGTAAGCATAATATTATTTGAAACAACACCATTTAATCGATACAACATGTGTGCAGAGCTATCATTAAACATAATTCCACCAGTAATAATACCATTGCCATGCAGAATATTATTGATACCCGCAATAAGTACGTAAGTAGGTAAAATACCTTTATTAACAAAAATTGATTGGTTACCAGCAAGCATATTCATAAACCAGTTAACTCGACTACCAATTACCTCAAATTCACCGTTGGTATCAAGAGCAACAATCGGGTTATAACTTAATACTTTTCCAGCAGCAACATTTAACGTTGCAGCAAGACCTGCTTCCACTGTAATATTTGAAAGCTCAATATTCTGAGCTATGTATAAAATACTATTATCCGTTCTTACGATTTTCGCTGTTTTTGAACGAGATCTAATACCATTCTGTAAAGTTACATCATACGTAAGTGCACCTTTTTCAACGCGCACAGTTGTGCCTGGATACAACTCAAAAACCATGTCATTATCAGAAGTTCCATCACCAAAAATAAGACCGTTTTGAGTAGTAGTCGAAACTATTTCTACAGCAACATCACGCTCAGCAGTAATAGTTCCTTTTGTACCTCGCATACCATATTCACTCACATAAAATGTACAATTATTTAGACCAAGTACAGAGGTGGAATCAGTAAACGCCAACGGTTCATTTCCATCAGCTGCTAATTTACCAATCTCAAGCGTCATTCGATTTGTAATATTCCAAGATGATTTGACATCCACAGTACTTGTTTGTGAGCTTTGGTAAAAAAATGTATGCTCTCCTGCAAAATCAACATCATCAACAAAATAAATAGAGCCCATTGTAAAACTAAAATCATTATCCTGAAGCCACACAACATCATCCAAAATGAGCCTTCCTGTATTGGTAAGACACCTGATATTATTATTCTTAAGCCCTTTAAGACGAACGTTCTTAAGAAGGAGTGTTGCATCACTGGCAATAACTAAATTACCCTCATCCCCAAAGTTAATTGTATTACCATTTCCCTGAATAACACAACTTTCTTGCATAGTCCATGTTGCAGAAAGATTTAAAATTCCATTAATAGAAAGAACACCCCCATCACCAGACCAGCCGATTGATTGATCCCACGTAGTTTCCTTTTGAGAAAGTTCTAGTGTATAAACATCTAAATTAATGCTACCAGGACCTTTCAATATAACGCCTGAGTCAAATTTAACATCTCGATTCAAAATAATTTTACCACCTGAAAGCTGAATCGATTGAAGTATATCCCCATTTAAGTCAATAGTAAGCGAAGAACTTTTATTTTGTAGCGATACTAACCCACTAACACGCCCAGTCCCACTCAATAAATTATTATCATCAATAACTTGGACATCAAACGGCATAACTCCTTGATTCAACGTTAAATTATCAGCAGATCCATCCATCTTATATACACCAGCCTCCTGCTGAAGACTCTTAAGTGTATGAGAGCCTATAGGCATAACAATACGAGATCCATCAAATTCTAGTGAAACACCTGATGCTATTTCGATAGGAGCAAGATTCATCGACTCTGCTTCTAGCTTAAATGATGGAAATACAACATCTTTAGCTATATAGCTGCGAGAACCCTCAAGTCGCTTATAGACAGCACTATTTGAAGGTGCATAGATTCGATAAGGAGAACCATTATTATAAACAAAATAGCCACCTTTATGTACAACAGCAGAACCAGGATCAAATCTAACAACAACGTCATTCTCACTATTACCATCACCCCAAATAAGACCATGCTCTGTTGTCGTTGAAAGGACATCGAACAACACATCTCTGTCAAAGGTAACAGTCCCACGCGTCAACTGCATTCCTGAAGATGTTATGATAAGTGAACTTTGATCAAAATTTATTGATGAACTTGAGTCCACAAAATACAATGGTTCAATAGCATTAGCAGGATTGTGTCGCCCAATACGAAGATGCAAACCTTCTGTGATAAACAACCCAGAATCCGATTCAATAGTACTTGTTTGAGACGATTCATATGAAAATGTATGCGTTCCCATTATCGAAACATTATTCTCAAATGAAATACTACCGGTATCAAAAGTAAAATCGCCATTCTGAACCAATTCAACATTATTCAGTTGAATAGATGAAGAGTCATCTAGACATCGAATATTACTACTACTTAAACCATTTAATGTTATATCTTTAAATTGTATAGTTGAACCGCCAGTAATCTCAATACTACCCCCGCCAGAAAGGTCTAACTCGTTACCCTTACCGTTAATAATACATGAGTTATTTAATGTCCACGTCCCACTCAAAGATAAATTAGCACCAAGCTCTAATTCCGCATTTTCACCCTGCCAATAAATGTCCGTTATCCAAGAAGTATTTTTTGATCCAATCGATAGCTTATACGCACCAAGATTGACAACACCAGGCCCGTTAATTAAAACACCACTTCCTAAGTTCATGTTACCACTCAATAATAACATTCCACCAGAGAGTATAATATGGTTGTTGACAAAACCATTAACACTATAATCAAATGATGACGATGCATTTTGAAGAATAATCTGACCTGTCAAATTACCATTTCCCTGCAAAATATTATTCGCTCCTGAAATAGCAAGGTATGAAGCAATTAGCCCCTTATTTAAAAAGATAGAACTATTACCGGTAAGAGCATTCATAAACCAGCTTACTCTACTTCCAGTAATTTCAAATTCACCATCATCTTGTAATGCAACAAACCGATCATAGCTGAGTGTTTTACCATCAGCAACATTCAACACTGCTAGCGGCCCAGCTTCAACGGTCAAATTCGAAAGAAATAAGTCTTGTTTTATATAAATGTTACTTGTGTTTGATCTATAAAATTTTACAGTCTGAGAGCTAGACTTAATACCATTTACATCTACCACATCATAAACAAAGGAACCGTTTATAATACTAATAGTTGCACCAGCGTTTAACTCAAGAACAGCATTACCATCTATGGTTCCGTTACCAAGTATCAAACCCTCAGGCGTAGTTGTTGCAAGAATATCTACAACTACATCGCGAGAACATGAGATTTTACCCTTTGTTATCGTCGTTCCAGAATTGGTTATACATAACGTACAATTTTCTAATCCAAGAATCGATGAACTGCCCTCAAATACAATCGGCTCTACATCATCTACAGACAGCTTACCTACTTTTAGTGTCGCACCGTCAGAAAAATTCCATCTTGATTTAAGATCGATTGTTGATGTTTGCGCACTTTCATAAGAAAACGTATAAGAACCAGAAAAATCTACATCATCTAAAATTTTAAGACTTCCTATTGAAAATGTTATATTGTCGCTCATTAAAAATGTAACATCGTCAAGAAGAATTTTACTTGTATCAGACAGACAACGAATCTTTGTGCCTTCAACATATTTAATTGTCATATTTTTAAGAACAAGAATAGAATCAGGACTAACAATAATTTCAGCAAAGTCTCCCAGTGTTAATGTGTTACTCTGACCATCTATTGAGCAATCTCCATTAAAGGTCCAAGCTGTATTCAAATTGATGTTTGATTGCAACCCAACAAAACCACCATTCCCTTCCCATGTTATAGCAGTTTCCCAACTTGTGTCTTGTCTTCCTGTTAATAAACCACAGGTTGTTAAATCAACAGTTCCCGGCCCAGTAATAATAGTACTCGGACCAAGCTGCAAGTTTGATTCTAAACCAAAAAAACCACCGTTAAGAGTTGCATCTCCCTGCATTTCTCCATTAATAGAAATAGATAATTCTGCTGCTGGGGAAAGGAAAACAATTGGAGAAACGATATCTCCATTGCCAGTAACACTGTTACCAGTTCCATTAACCACGATCCCTCTTGGAAAGCTTCCCGTGGAAATAGAAATAGTACCATCACCATTTAACAATAATGCTGTATCACCATACCGTTGGGCAGTTATTTGAAATAAACCAATAGGTGACTCTGCACGAGAGTTTTTATTTAGA harbors:
- a CDS encoding WD40 repeat domain-containing protein — protein: MIKCFFVIIFCSSVTFLHIYAIVAGADTTVARQSAPFFIKSDTNNTLLGFSSFKNGIFLEDSVTSTTFDGFFPVAGSLVLNGGTLHLAHDLTVEKPVKFGSGTINGNGFAITFPRNISTITLPTTGHTRLLNTVDEYTIQMLGYSVDWSHDNRFIALSGYGYATGKELQILEFDGSSIVKRAEYDVPEATYAYNVRWHPSDYYLALASYGSTYAFKVLYFDEHTYDLTLTDSANLQYVSSVAWSPNGDHVAVSRLYANSFDVFDITDGVLGAKYTGNFGELGYVLMNCLEWKDDDNIAIGFYLHNTMPAFQIFSFTGSSLNFSVGINNNSSERIYSINCLPETSFIAVGYLTGSQKLRVYEYNMNNATLIDVTDSFFGEFSAVYGVHWRNNGGFLAYTKPPSTNDYGVKVLKFDLENKKLVHVGGYKPSTVGWHQLHWTGNGDYLAVAAQQKITVLEFVDQPLVLKNAKLFFNSNVNVGGNIIIQGSCTFDCGGYSLDLSGGEVTVDKDANLIIEKGKIKGLSGEDLRCVDDTGVLTLRDVKWLQDDIVTFSHGAIRFSGDVVMSGNHMFVYQSSRTSTLLAKSSWKLDEGFTFSYDPIVLTSQSLLEFENKSSVLILNSSTLHTTVTGLQLTRGTLRVERDSYLSSEKEIIDEYLTIDEGIILGDGIQESNDMSIEILSNQMLRVLEGSLTYRNVDPSSWSMVGQTSILSIVSGARLALHQSINLGNGRARFQNNTVCAKADGKNIIGAIDVLGALVFRNL